One region of Oryza sativa Japonica Group chromosome 5, ASM3414082v1 genomic DNA includes:
- the LOC4338203 gene encoding D-amino-acid transaminase, chloroplastic, with translation MQGEHHDHVPVYESGTEVFQKLQEKWNSTKHKRYRAMYSSVVGGIILDPSMMVIPIDDHMVHRGHGVFDTAMLSDGYLYELDSHLDRLLLSASKAKISSPFSRETLRAILVQMTAASKCRNGSIKYWLSAGPGDFLLSPKGCTAPAFYAVVIASAAAAAAGGHPRLREGVRAITSTVPMKDPFFAAMKSVNYLANALAMAEAEERGAYASVWVDGDGGVAEGPMMNVAFVTGGGDLVVPAFDRVLSGCTARRLLALAPRLVDAGVLRSVGAARISAADARRCAEMMFVGSGLPLLPIVEWDGQPVGDGQVGKIALALSDMLCEDIKAGLDRVLVPYDQAS, from the exons ATGCAAG GGGAACACCATGACCATGTCCCTGTCTACGAGTCAGGCACCGAG GTGTTCCAAAAGCTTCAGGAGAAATGGAATTCCACCAAGCACAAGCGATACCGCGCGATGTACTCCAGCGTCGTCGGCGGAATCATCCTCGATCCATCGATGATGGTCATCCCCATCGACGATCACATGGTCCACAGAGGCCATGGCGTCTTCGACACCGCCATGCTTTCCGACGG GTACCTGTATGAGCTGGATTCGCACTTGGATCGGCTGCTGCTATCTGCATCCAAAGCAAAGATCAGCTCCCCATTCTCCCGCGAAACACTTCGCGCCATTTTGGTGCAGATGACGGCTGCGTCCAAGTGCAGGAATGGCTCGATCAAGTACTGGCTCAGCGCCGGCCCCGGCGACTTCCTCCTCTCGCCAAAGGGCTGCACTGCGCCGGCGTTCTACGCCGTCGTCatcgcgtccgccgccgccgccgccgccggcgggcacCCGCGGCTCAGGGAGGGCGTGAGGGCGATCACGTCGACGGTGCCGATGAAGGACCCGTTCTTCGCGGCGATGAAGAGCGTCAACTACCTGGCGAACGCGCTGGCCATGGCGGAGGCAGAGGAGCGCGGCGCGTACGCGTCGGTGTGGGTGGACGGCGACGGGGGCGTGGCGGAGGGCCCGATGATGAACGTGGCGTTCgtcacgggcggcggcgacctggtgGTGCCGGCGTTCGACAGGGTCCTCAGCGGGTGCACGGCGAGGCGGCTGCTCGCGCTGGCGCCCAGGCTGGTGGACGCCGGCGTGCTCAGGAGCGTCGGCGCGGCGAggatctccgccgccgacgcgaggAGGTGCGCCGAGATGATGTTCGTCGGCAGCGGCCTCCCGTTGCTGCCCATCGTCGAATGGGACGGCCAGCCGGTTGGCGATG GTCAAGTGGGGAAAATTGCCCTTGCCCTATCTGACATGCTTTGCGAAGACATCAAGGCCGGTCTCGACAGAGTACTTGTTCCTTATGATCAAGCGAGCTAG